Genomic DNA from Etheostoma cragini isolate CJK2018 chromosome 7, CSU_Ecrag_1.0, whole genome shotgun sequence:
tatatttttgttaacTATTGGACTTTTAGCCTTTTTATAATTTAAGAGGTTTTCAAAATATccacaatgtatttgttaatgtacatttgtagttttttgtagtGGTTCAGATGTGtcataaaagaaattatgaCTAGAAGTGGATGTTTATGTTATAgttgtgttttgtctcaaaataagAAACACTTACAGTGACCCCATGTTGGCTCTTCTACCTGTTCTCGACATTGTTCTTGACATATGTTGTCCTAGCACTGGTAATCCAGATTTGGTAATCTTGAAAACTGTGTATCTGGATCAGGGTGATCCAGTCCcatgttgctttgaaaaatgGGCATAAATGTAGGACGGATTACCTGATCCTGAATAGCAAAAAATGGAATTTcccaatcattttgtttttagaagGAGCTTTAGAGTCACAACTTCTTAATAACAGCATTGTAGTATTGCATGTAAAACATACTCACTTGTATATACTCCACTCAGTGGACAAGGCAACTTTCCTTCAATGCCCCTATTTCTACTGTGCCTACAGCCTTTTTTCTTCCCCCAAAATATTGCTATTATAATGTTTCTTCATAAAGCTTAACCTGTATGGAGGTTCAGGGTAGcccattaaaaaaggaaataatttaaacaaatttaattttCTACGTATGTGTATTCGTAAACTACATCCTGTTAATATTTCCCAGATTATTTCAATTGATAGATACAATAGTTTCAATTTATAATTTGTATAATCTACTGTATTATCTATCGGTCTGTCTATCATCGTTGATTGTCACATATGTGGGAGGGCCCCAGCAAATAAGGAAGCAGTCACTAAGAACCACAGTTAACATACCTGTAGCATGTTTGGAGCAAACAGGAAAAAcgtcttttactttttctcacACAATTAGGGGGTTATTTATTGTCACTTCACTGAAACATTGTTAGCCACTTTTAGcccatttttatttgtctttgtagAGCGGTATTATGCGGAGGGGAAATCCGTCAGTGTGATGTCAAAGCCTGTGGACAGTCGAGAGGCGGATCTGAAGGAGCCCAGGACGTCCACCACCTCTACAGCGTGTCTGAGCAAAATGAAACATGGATGAGGAGGTCGCGGAAAGTTGGGAAGCTGCTGATAGTGGGGTAAATAATGAAAGGCTTAATATACATTCAGCTAAAGGCTGATATCCTTTTGTTAGCTACTCTAGATTCACAGGGTTGCTTTTAGAAGTTCTCACAACGTTGTTCTGTGTTACCGACTCCCACGGGCCAACAATGTGGctaaagctagcgttagctttaAGAAACTTGACGCGCTAACGTCaagtagcgttagctagctagcgagtGAGAAAGGCTTAATGAGACTTCACCAACTTACTAGCCAATTTTACTATTGCTAACTAATTTCGCattaaataacataaattgTTCTAAGTACTAGCTAATGACTCTTTAGTTACATGACGCGAGCTAAAGAGTTCCTGGtgaaatgtttgtttggttGACAGGGGCTAATGCTAAGCTAGCTATTTATTTAATGGCTAACACGGAAAACGTGTTAATTGAATGTTGGCTCACTTAATGGCAAATGTACACACCTCGTACAAGACAGAAGACCCATCCGCGAGCTTACGTAGTCTCGTAGTCACCTCGgcataacgttaacgttacattttATAACACTTGACAACATGATTCAAGTTAGCAGCAGTGTGGATCAGGTCAAAGTGAGATAAGTAACTTTGCTAGATCGATTCAGATCTTACAAAGATTGAACAAATTATTTAGCTAAATGTGTACAGCAACGATCACATGATCGTTTAGCACGTTTGTAATGGAGTGTGGTATTCTACATACTAATGTCAGCTTGCCTTAATGAATTGGTAATTTCCTGCAGTTTACAAGGCCAAGTAGTTGGTTGTTGTGGGACAACAATTTCGGCCATGTTGTAAAGTAAATTAAACTGGCCATAGTGGCCTGGGGACGAGCTAACGTCAGTTAGCAATGTGGCAAAAACCGGAAAGTTGCCAGCATTTAGCTGAAATCAGCTCTTCTCGCGGTAGTTCGGTAGACTACTATAGCTAGCGTGTGACGTCCTGAACATGGCTATGAGAAGGAGTTAACGTCAGCAGCTTGTCAGTTTAAAGTTACACATCTTTTTTAAGATGTCTTCATGGGGTTAGTCTGCACAAAATGCACCACGTCAAACCTCAAATAACCATTTTCGCTTGCAACATCAGCCGGCCAATGTTGCTAGTTGAGTACTTTCTGTTATGACTTGGCAGCTGTCCTACACATGTATAAATAGCTTGTAATTGTATCCTGCTTTACATCCACTCTCCAACTTGGTTACTACCGGCTGCACTGTTCTTTCTGCTCAAATTCAATTAGTCcatgtttgtttacatgaaTATATGTTTGCACTATTTTTCCCCCCgcaggaaatggaaaaacaattaGAGGAGAAGCTAAGGATCAGCCAGAAAGAAAAGTAAGGTCTTAGAAAAATACATGGCccatatttgtgactttttaaaaggATTCAAAACAATGCTGTTTTGCTATGTGTCTTGCTCATCTGTAAAAGTACAAACCTGGACATAAcccaagactttttttttactgattctTAAGAGCCACTCTCAGCTCATCTTACAGGTGACCTACAAGAGACAATTTATTTTTAGGGATTCACAAATTCAATTCACTTTATCTATTTTTGTGAGTAATTATttaagtctttttatttttttaaatgaggttAATTCAGAAAATATTTGTAAACCTATTTGACCTAGTATGTTACTTTGCTGATGAAGCAGGGAGAATCTAAATACgtaataaatgtttttggattTATGTTCTAAGTCTTTTGGCGATGGATGTGTCATCTAGCTATTATTGGCATTGCTTCTCTTGCTTCATTgcctcttcctgtctgtcatATTACTAATTGTGGGTGGACTGTGTTCTGTTGGGCTGCTTCTAGGGAGTCCAGTAATAATTCCTCGCAATCTCCATTGAAGACAACCATGGTGATACAGGACGACTCTCTACCAGCAGCACCCCCACCTCAGATACGCATTTTGAAGCGGCCTACAAGTAACGGGTCATTGGGATCACCCTTGAATCACAATAGGCCTACACCACAGGTCAAGTCTCTGGCCCAGCGTGAAGCAGAATACGCAGAGGCCAGGAAGAGAATACTGGGCAGCGCCTGCCCAGAGGAGACAGCTCAGGACAAACCCAACACTGATAGGTAATAATCCACAAATGTTGACAGTTTAGTGGTTTTACCCACAGGCTAACAACACCTTGCTGAAGGGCTCTGGGAATTGGTATATTCCACATTGTgctaaagactttttttttttttttgtgtgagctAAGTATCCAATTTAAAGAGGACAGCAAATGAACAAGCATTATTTTATGGTCATTCCATAAACCTTGATTCCAGAAttgtgtctatgtatgtgtttgtcacCAAAGCGTAGTGTCATCTATTACTCTTATTCCAAAACAATGTTTCTCATTTTGCacacaatttaatttgatttaagaATGTTTAACCTTTCTTAAAACGTCTATATTACTTTTAGACTACAGTCTTGAACTACATAGGAAAAAagggcatttatttaaaaaaaaatgtaaacactataaataaacttttaacaaaacataatgGTACCAACACAAGCCAACACTCAGAACGATGACTCAGGCAGTGGCCACGAAACACAAGACCACTTCCATCTAAATTGCAGAATCCATGTCAGTAAGGTTGTGATGAGCCTTACTGACGTCcaaacaaaaagctaaaatgGAAGTTTTGAAGCACTAAAACTTAGAGGGAACACTATAACTAAAAGCATGTGTGGAGATCAGGGATCCTGTAATCAGAATAGTTCAAGAGAAAGACATCCGTTGACAACAAGAATGCTGCTGAAACGAGTTAGGAGTCGTGGATGTCCAGCAGCTGGCATGTGTAAAAGGCTGCGGTCTGTAATTTATTCCtctttcccctttttctgcCAGGGCAGGGCGTAATAACGCTACATTGCCTTCAGAAGACACCCGATCAAACAATCAAACGGTCCGGCAGCCAGCCGGCCCAGATGGCACCCAGGGGTTCCGACAGCACAGATAAGTGGGTCGTGGAGGCCGCCCAGCCTTTGAGGGGAGAGACAGATCAAGGGCCACCAGAGAGCAAATACAGCACTGTATTCTTAAAACCTCCTTCAGTTCCATTATATCGGATGGGCCGGGAGTACAGCCACGCTGCTGCTCAACTCTCCCCACTAGCAGGGTCGGGGAGCAAGGAACTCCAGGAGGAAGCGAGATGGAAATGTGCTGTCCTCTCTCCCCACTCCGGTCTGTTTGACACTGTGATTATGAACATCTTCAGGACTCACTGTGATGATCCCTTTAAAAGACGCCCTACGGCaccatctctctcctccagcGGCTTCGTCTCAGGACGCTAGCAAGCCAGAAGCAAAGACTTAAACTAAGGATggcagagagaaggggaagTGACAGGCCATCGCAAAATAACATGAGCTGGAACTAAGGCAGAAGCTTCTCCTCAGCAATAATACCAGACATCACTTCTCACAccttttttacttgttttttcaCGTTTTATTTTCAGATGTTGGCTCataacatttttgtctttttgtttttcttgctcgTCGTTGTCTATAGTAGGGATGATCTGATATCTACGGAGTACAGATAAATATACTTTACAATATTCATACACCACCAAGAACCTGTTCATGAAAACAGTATTTaatagtgacatttttttacaaactatatttacagtgtttatGAAATAGGAAGATTTCACATTTCTATTAGTGATAAAATAGCCTCACGTCACTATGTTTTGGTTTGTCCTTACAGTTTAAACACCCACACCGTGCACAGCACCTTGTGGTGTCATGTCCCCAACTGTTAACTCACCACTAAAGCTGCACACTTAACTGGTACCTACCCGGTAACTGGGCTGTTACCATTATCTGCGCACCCCTAGTATGTAAATcgccatttctttttaaaaactgagAGAAAGGGTCACGTGTCAAGTTGTATATCCGACAAGTTCTGTTTactttttgtcttctgttttttaataagGCTTTTAAGCGATCTTCTGTGGACTCTtacattatttgtatttaaaagttaaatcaagaaacaaagacaaacaaaaaggtgATTGTGGATttaggtctgtttttttttctgcctttgaGATGTCAGCAGTATTTTAATTGAAATGAACCAAAATCCCATTGTAAAatcaacctgtgtgtgtgtgtatatacagtatatcggtTAATTCAGTAGTCATTATTTGAAGGTGGTTTTGGCAGCAACTCAAGGGAGGGGCAGACGAGGAAAAGAATTTTTCTGCTGTATGCCTCTTCGTCATATCTCCAGCTTGTCAGCGGCGTGCTCGTTTCCTCATCTCCTTCACTGACGCACAGTACGCAGGAACTCAGGTGCAAGTGAAcgagactgaatgaatgaaatgaactAAGATTGTATTTTTCCAGCGGGTTTGATTGCTCAAGCAACAAATGTCCGTATTTAAAGCTAGAGCTGGCACTTTGTTAGAAGCAGTGCTATACAGTGAAATTTACCTGAAACAATGTCTACGTCCCAAgaatgaatgtcttttttttaacatcaccGTGCTGAAATGGAACATGGAGACGCTGCTATCTGTGATCCAGAGCGGTAGTGGCCACCTGTATGACCAGGACCATTGTGCCCAATAGATGTTCTTTAATTGTTCAAACAGAGAAGGGATCTCAATAAAGCCATATTCAGTGGTGCACATCATCAATAGAAATGTTCTTCTAATGGCTGAATTCAGCTTGTGCCTCCTGTATCACATCTTTACTTCCTGGTTGTAACTGTAGCTCAAGAAACTGAAAATATCCATGTGAGAATACACAATACTGGCAAAAGATTTTAGTTTAGAAaataaagcagcagaaaaggaGGCAAGACGGTTTTAGCTGAGCTGAGTGGGAACACAAACTGCCTGGGAAtactgattaaataaaaacgATTTGCAAAatattgtctttcattttgttattcattttaatacttAACATTCAATTAGCAGGCACTTTTGTCCAAAGGGGATGCTTATACATGCATTTGAAGTTGAACAGGAACATTATTCGGTTAGACGTACTTCCAATGAACACTTATCACTGCAAGCGCTAGGGTTGGGTGTTTGGGTTTTTCCCGATAcataaaacaatacttttaaaacggTGCCGGTGCGTGAgccaattaaaaagaaaattaagagtAGGCCTACTAAACAACCATCAGCATTATGAAAGATGTAATAATAGTGTAATAACTAActtataacaataacttattttacCAGTAAAATGCggttgaaagacaaaaacaaacacaagatgggaaaagggtattttacaagaactttgaatgcaccacgaggCTACCTGTGTACCGTTGTGTTAAATTCCGACAACAGCAGCTGTTGCGCGGCAGACCAGACTGTTGCGTCCAGGTGTTGGAATCtactacagtgaaatacagtcacacttcaCACTCTTTGACGTTATTGTCAGAATTTTAACGGTGTGTAATCCAAATGTTAGCctaatgtaatgttatgtaaagTCAGGCACAAAAAAGTGATGTAGGCtagtggaggctaaacgcacgtaAACACCGTTAATGCACCTCTCAATATTCGGAAATGGAAATGGTTATAACCACCTCCAAAGTGCGTTTATCCACCTCTGAATATCCTATCGTCacaaagccattctaaattaagcatgtgttttagtttcatattgttcattattagtttcataggttgttaaacctaagAAGAAGTCTATCATATTGCGCTGCGttactgtcagtgttgaccAATCTCTTGCGGTGTTTGGGGTGCCTGAAAGGCGACGTTGGGGGAATATACCCCAAACACCGCAAGAGATtggcagcgctgcctggaaggtaTTAGGATTGAGCGGTAGTTGAGTGCCTTGAAGTCACGTTTGCAGCGCTGCCTTAAAGTCGACTCTGGGGGCTTAGAATATTAAGAACATCGCGGGTACTGTAAacgtttctatggtaacagcgAGTTGTACCAATCAGAAACGTTGCTGTTACGCTAATGATTTTGGGTAATGTAGTTTTTATACGTAGGATAGtggataattgtttttcttataatgttacaaggtGGATATCATACAGACTTCTAGCTTCATCAGGAGCAGAAACTGGGTCAGTCTAACTCGGATGATTTATACATTATAGCTGATAATCTAAATTCATATGGAGAATATCAATGGGgtttttaataaattgtaatcaccaactattttgacaatCGATTCATTGGTTTGAGTAATTCTTTTTAAGACACAAGTAAAAAGGTATTTGATTCCagattgttaaatgtgaataatttaCACATATTCTtgttgtctctgttttatcATTTAGTAAACTTTATAGTTTTCAACCATATAATCCTTCTTGGGTCTTTTTAGCAAGAACTTCGATTAATGTATGAACTGAATGCTGATTGAGCCATGAGGGAACAACCAGTGATAAATGACTACAGCAATGTCATCAGGATACAGCGGTAGGCCTTGGTCCACCTGATcacagaatttatagtttacccacctctttttttcccactaCACCCCTGATTTTAGCCATACATATAGTTGGATGTTAATGTGTCCCTCATGTTAACTAACGACAGGATTTCTAGAGAAGGGATAACAAGGATCTGcactaaaataaacatgttaaattcTTCCCAAGActcctgtttatttttatattgtaaacggttttcacacttcactcataatctgcatttattttatagacggacatttaattttaagtgttaaaaaaacctACGAgatatttcaagtattttattcatgatAGCTGACgcgagcttttactttgaaaagtaacaGAGATattgtttaaagtattttatttcagatgcgagcttttattttgaaaaatagaaGCTCGGGATGGCATGACACGTTCCAGGCTGCTGCCAAACAATCCTGACCGTTTACATCGGCATGCgctttggtacccaaccctagcgAGAGCTGTAGATTATCCATGGCAACTATTGGCGAAAATGTTGCGGCcgaacatttaaatatttgaagcTTTGAGCACCACATATTAATTAATACTATATTGGAGAAAAGGCATACAAATCAAAACCTGGACAAATCCAACCTAAGCTATATGCGTCAGGTCAGATCGAGAGAAAATGCTTTTGTAATCTGGTTAAATTAATTGGCTAATAAGTGCAATATGGTCCTTTAACACTCCCAGGACTACACTATTAAATCACAAcatctttcaaaacaaacaagtagtttattttataaaaatagttttttattaataaaaggTAAACATAACTTTGTATTGTTGATCAAGTTGGGGATGTAACTCCTTCACAGCATCTTTTGGATTGGGTTATGACAGTGTCCAACAGAGGGGCAAGCAGGTGCTAGCTAAATTGGATTACTGTGTAATCTCTGGCTGACAGCGTTTGATTAAGGGGCGGCCATGAGGGGGATTCAGACAGAAGGATGTTCAGACGTTTATACTGTTTCTTGGATTCACGTCTGCCACGCAGCAAACGAAGACAGTTCAGCATACCCAAATCGATCAGTacctgggggaaaaaaaacagcaacagtacAGTTAACAAGAGCTTTTAAGCAATATACCAAGCTTAAACAGGTTGTCCATTTGGAGTGGTTAACTATTAATGATGAAACCTCATGCCTTTTTTAAGAGCAGACCTTTGACTAGCAGCCAAGGTCTATCCAACTGTCCCAGTGAGCCATGACAGTGAGCCAACACTAAATGATGTGCTTTGCTAGCTGACATTCCTGTCTTTGTAGAATAGAAAGTTATATGTTGTGCGTTGTGTTAGCATGAAGCCTGCTTCCACCCAGTATTGTGTATGCTGGTTATTAAAGTGGTCAACTAATCCCCACCAACACATAAATGTATGAGATCCAAGATGGCTGTAATCATACATGACAAGCGCTTATCAagtcaacaataacaacagcttCAGCAGGAAGTGGAGGTAGGGGAAGTGTAAAGGGTCAAATTTTTTAGGGTTGTTGTGCACGCTTGTACATGAGCATGAAGAAGTTACTATGGACATTTTTATAGCTTTTCCACAATTAAAACATGTCACCATTGATGTCAATATTAACTGACATGAACTCAAGATAGATTATGTTTGGGGTATAAGTTATCAATGATATCCATAGACTGTCATGCGTCTCATCTGGTTAATGTTGGAGCTAATGATTGAAACAGCAATGTTGCATTAATATTTGTCTGAACAGGGAATATCAAAGTATAATGCCATCACTCAcctccacaaaaaaacaaatgaggaaGTTAAGAGCAGCCAGAGCGATGAGCAGCATTTTGAAATTCATATCAAAGAAGTCGTACAGGTCAAGTATTTTCAGGAGAGGCCCAGGATTCAACATCAGCCAAGTCATCAGGGCAAAGAGGATCAATAGTAGACAGAGGAAAATCCCTggtaaaataagaagaaaaaacacctgAGTTTAGGGTGAAATATGTTTCACTTGTAATATTGTTGAAGCAAAGTTGGTGTCACCTTTGTCCTGTGGTGGAGGAGCACAAAACCGCATGTGATGAGTGTGTGAAATGTTTGCTTGTATGAAGATTTATGGACCATTATGGATTATTTTAGGTAACACCCAGAAAACCGTTTtcagtgagaaaaaaataaataccatcGAAGGCAATGAGCAGAAGTGGGAGAGTTATTACTCTATTGTGCTACATCGGATGCAGCCTCTTAGTGGCTTTAACGTTTAGGCAATGCTGCTACGGTTATATTTAACTAGAAGGCCTCCCCATTAGGATCCACACCAAAATGCAGTGGGTTCTTCCTTAGCCTGTTCTAGACCCTTCCTCCAAGTTTTccataatcctgctgacaaattAAAGGGGAAGctatactatgctttttttttttttagctaaatttaccttaactgaacagctttggagtcattggaatggttttataacttttttgtggGCTCTTTAACTCTTTAACTTTAGCATCAGGAAGTATCGCATGATATTAGGTCTCAAGttgtaacaaattgcttcatggcactgcacacataggcctacacgcccccattcaggaaccggctgGTTATAAGAACAAGGTAGTGATAGACTTTTTCACACTATCGTtatggctgagccggcaaaaaagaTGCAGAAACTTCGGAAAGCATTATctgaggaacagagaaagaaaaaactgcGGACGGACCAAGCAaagagtcagacacaagtaaacataggagcttCCAAATATCTATTACggagctgtagggggagctctatagagaaacctgcaagcaaaAAGCTAGAAAAGAACGACGAAATTCCccaaactgtaaaatgaaatataacCTCATTGGCAGAAGTaataaagaagttaaaaaaaaacgagtCATTTGACAGCATGAGTCTGTATGCATCACCCCTCCATCCCCAAATTGTCATCCTTGTACATTTCTGATGACTCACTATTGTAGTAAAAGGGTTTCTTGTGAGGGTATCCCTTGGTGACCACCACAGCCATGATGATGTACTGGAAACCTGACAAGGCAAACACACTGGTGTCCTCCATGTTTGGGAGATTGGCTGCGCCAATACTTGTTGAATTGATTGGAatgtacctttaaaaaaaatatatatatatcaaagtGAGATATATCAAAGTGCATCAAGTGTAAATGTGATGGTTTATCCTTTTCCAAATCTGAGATATTGGATTTTGTTCAGTGAatgtaaaaacagagaaatataaCATCTTTCTTTaggaaattggaatgaaagctctttgaatgtgtgtctttttactGACCAGTCCTGTGAGGTGGTGATGAAGAGCGCAGCCAGCTGGCCCAGAACAATCATGCAGGTGTGGATGAAGAGGCTGCCCAGCACAGGCACGGACAGCAGACTGGCTGAGGGTCTGGAGGGGTCCAGCTCGTCACTGGGGCCTCCTCTCCCCATCACAATGGCCAGTGTTGTCAccagaaaaaagtcacaaaccAAGAACTGCGAGTCGGACAACCTCGTCCTCATCTGGACACACATCAAGAAGTCACGTTTAATTCTAAGCTGCTTTGGTGAGCGGTATGGCGTGTGTTTAGAGTGTCAGTGTGACATGTTGACAGCTGATTGAGGTGCAAACAAATGGCTTTGgattaaaatacatgaaattgttacttttacaattcttctcatctttttttttttttaatttaataagaa
This window encodes:
- the szrd1 gene encoding SUZ domain-containing protein 1 isoform X1; translation: MDEEVAESWEAADSGEMEKQLEEKLRISQKEKESSNNSSQSPLKTTMVIQDDSLPAAPPPQIRILKRPTSNGSLGSPLNHNRPTPQVKSLAQREAEYAEARKRILGSACPEETAQDKPNTDRAGRNNATLPSEDTRSNNQTVRQPAGPDGTQGFRQHR
- the szrd1 gene encoding SUZ domain-containing protein 1 isoform X2, with product MRRSRKVGKLLIVGESSNNSSQSPLKTTMVIQDDSLPAAPPPQIRILKRPTSNGSLGSPLNHNRPTPQVKSLAQREAEYAEARKRILGSACPEETAQDKPNTDRAGRNNATLPSEDTRSNNQTVRQPAGPDGTQGFRQHR